The genomic region CCAAGGATGTCCAACCCCCGTTGAGTAAATGGCCAAGGGGCCACCGTTAGGGTGAGATGCTCTAATAGTTGTCTAGGTATGTTGTTGTAGCCCTGACACTTGTCACATGTTTTAACGTAAGTTTTAGCATCTGCTTGCATGGACGGCCAATAATATCCTGTGTAGACTATTTTATAGACGAGGGACCTGGCCGTTGAATGGTTTTCACAAGCTCCTTCATGGACGTCTCTTGGGACATAAAGGGACTCGTCTGGATTTAAACACCTCAAGTAGGGCTGAGAAAAATCCCTTTTGTATAACACCTCGTCCATAAGGACAAACCTCGTTGCTCTCACATTTAGCTTCCTTGCTTCTTCTGTATCATCTGGGAGGAGTTTGTCTTTAAGATAAGACACGATTGGAGTAGTCCAATTGGATACTCTATCTATCTAATGAATGTCAATACTTGGGATGTACTAGATTTTGATTTGATCACTCACCATTTCATCTGCAAATGTCGTCTTAGCTAGGACGTCAGCTTCCATATTATCCTCCATTGGTATTTGTTGAAATTGAGCTGTTGTGAAGCTTTTGATGCACTGCTTAACTTTACCCAAGTACTTTTTCATCCGCTTttccttagcttcacatgtTCCATTTACTTGGCCTATCACTAACTATAAGTCTCCCTAAATGAGGACTAAATCTACTCCAAGTGGTTTAGCCAACTCCAAGCGTAGGGCTTCAAATTCAACTTCATTATTGGTTGTCTGGAACTGTAGATGGACTGCATACTCCAAATGATCCCCTTCTGGTGAGCATAAAACTATTCCAATTCCTCTTGCATGTTGTGTGGATGAGCCATCCACATGGACGACCCACTGTTTTGCCCCCTAGTCTTCATTTTGCTAACTACTAGCAGGAGTGAATTCGAGAATGATGTCACTAGGACTTGAGCTTTTATTGCTTCTCTTGGTCTGTACTGcacatcaaactcactaagttcTACTGCCCACTAGATTAGTCATCCAGCAGCCTCCAGCTTGTTCATGGCCTTCTTTAGTGGGTGATCTGTTAAGATGTTGATtacatgagcttgaaaataaggCTTGAGCTTCCTTGCTGCTGTCACTAATGAAAATGCAAGCTTTTTTCCATAGTCGGATATCGTCATTTATCCCCCCTTAAAGCTTCACTGGTATAGTAGACAGGCTTATgtacctttccttcttctctaatcaAAGCTAAACTTACTGCATGAGGAGATACTACTAGGTAGAGATATAACTCTTCTCCTAGTTGAGACAGGCTCAACAGCAAAGTTGAAGCGAGATAAGCCTTCAAGTCTTCAAATGCTTATTGACACTCATTCGTCCATTTGAACACCTTCCTTAGTACTTTGGAAAATggtaaacacttgtcagtagcttttgaAACAAACTTGTTAAGGGTAACTACTCATCGAGTAAGGCTTTGGACGTCCTTAATATTCTTCGGGGGCTCCATGTTCAGAATCACTTGGATTTTATCAGGATTTGCATCAATCCCTCTTTGTGAAACCATAAAACCAAGGAATTTCCCTGATGCAACTCCAAAGGCACATTtccttggattcagcttcatcttATATTGCTTAAGtgtatcaaaggtctcttgaGGGTCGTCTAGATTATGTCTCCCTCCCGTTTTTGACTAACATATTGTCCACGTACACTTTAATGTTTCTCCCAATTTGTGGACGAAACATATGGTTGACTAGCCTTTGGTAGGTATCTCctacatttttcaaaccaaatggcatcactttataacaaaacaaacattGGCTTATGATGAATAAGTTTTTCTCCTAGTCTGCCTCGTCCATCATAATTTGGTTGTAACctgagaatgcatccatgaaactTAACAGCTGGTGTCTAGCTGTTGAATCCAACAACTAATCAATGCATGGAAGGGCATAGCTGTCCTTGGGGCATTCtctgtttaaatctgtgaaatccacgcacatcctccatttgccattagcctttttgaccattactacattaGCTAGCCAATTAAGGTAGTAAATTTTGCGAACGAATTTAGCAGTGACTAACTTATGAACCTCCTCTTTGATGGCATTATCTCATTCTGGGGCAAACACTCTTTTCTTCTAACGGGCGGGCTTGTAGGATGGAGACATGTTTAAATGATGAGTAATCACACTTGGATCAATCTCAGGCATGTCCTTATTGCTCTAAGCAATAACATTTGTGCTCTTTTTAAGGAATCCAACGAGATCTTGCTTCGTTTTCTCCCACATACTCGTCCCAATCTTGGTAAACTTCTCTAGGTTAGACTCATCCAACAGTACATCTTCAAATACCTCAATTGGCTCAGCCAATGTTCTCCTTTCTTCATTGTTCATTGTCTGCATCTACCCGTCCGTAGCTAACATTGGTAAGTAACATTCTCTAGCAGctaattgatctccttgtacttctTCAATGACATACTCTATTGGGAATTTGATAGACAACTGGTAGGTGGACGTTGCAACCCTCCAACTGGTCAATGTTGGTCGTCCAATAATGGCATTGTACAAGGACGAACAGTCTACAATAAGGAAATTCACTTCCTTATTGACTTGATGTGGATAAGAGCCAACCATGACTGGTAAGGAGATGGTGCTTACTGGTAgaaccttcattcctccaaaccCGATGAATGGCTTATTCACTGGATGAAGTGATTCTTTATTGaacctcatttgctggaaggctGGATAGTAGAGGATGTCTGCTGAACTCCCATTATCTATTAACACCTTTCTAGTTGTATAAGTTGCAATCGTCAAAGTAATGACAATTGCATCATCATGAGGATGGTGCAGTTGTCTTGCGTCTTCATTCGTGAAAATAATGGCTGGCTCATCTTCTCTAATCATCCTTGGTGGTCATCCAGATATTTGAACATTATGGACTTCTCACAGGTAAGTCTTCTTGGCTTTGGACGAGCTTCCTGTTGATGTACCTCCCACGATGATCCTTATTTCTCCAAGCGGTTGACGTGCTGGATCTTCTACTTTACCCTACATTGGCTATCTCTCATCCTTGTGGTCTCGCCCaagaaaatttattaactttCCCTGCTTAATAAGAGCTTCACTATGTTGTTTCAAGTCATAGCATTCGTCCGTATCATATCCATGGTCGCGGTGAAAACGATAGTACTTGCTTTAGTTCCGCTTGCTAGGGTCTCCCTTCATCCTCTCgagccacttcaaggatggatCGTCTTTAATCTGCATTAACAAATGGTCAAGTAGAGTATTCAAGGGAGTGTAGTTGGAATATCGTCCTGAGGACAATAATCGCGTCTTCTTTGGCTTTCATTGCCATCGCGATCCCTTTTCTCCCTTACTTTGGCTTTCATTAGATAAGGACTTTGCTCTAGATGGTGTATATAACAACTTTCCAGTCGTtcacctttcttctttttcttgacaATAATCGCGTCTTCTGAGTTTCACAAGGTCGGGCAGGGCTTCACGAGGCCCCAAGGGGTTGGGATGAGGTAAGAAAATTTTCCCCGTCATGCGGAGCAAGGCGGGGATGGAGGAAGACAAAACCATGCAGGATGGGGATgaagaccccatccttcggACCCACCTTGCCCCATTACCATCCCTAATTAGATGGAATATTTTAAGTCCACGTGAGTCTCATGTGATGATTTGTTAGTATACTAATAGAAGAGTAACAGTGGTATTAATTTGGTTTTTGTGGAAAGTTCATAGAGTAAATTggccaaaacaaaattttaaaatatgtcatGGCCACTACACtaatttttcccaattttcACACACTAAGGTTTACCAGCCTTGTCATTACCACACCCAACccaaatgaaatacaaaacgAAACCAAGAATACTGTGGACCCTCTCAAGTTCTCCACTTCCACAATTGCATATGCTTGTCACATGACAAATTAGTTTAGAATTTAGAGAAAAGTTTTGATAACTTTaggtgtagtttttttttttttaaagtgatggTTTAGTTGGGATCGGCCAAGAACGCTAACAATAAACTGATCACTTTACATCTAACAATAAACAATACTAATACTTCACAACTaacaacaaaaagatttatgctaataaacaaaaagatttatactttgtctgaattgatgaatgaattggtGGCAGCAGAAGGCATTCTTGTGAAAGCCGGTGTTGATACTAATATGGCTGAAACATCTTCTTCTAagcctaagtcgaaaggcaagggtggttggaagaagaagaatttcaCCAAACAAGAAGGTAAGCAagttgccttaggagttgccaataagggaaagaagaaagcaaaggaCTACACCAAAGGATAATGTtgccattgtggtgagaaacgTCACTAGAAGAGGAACTGTCGAAAATTCTTAGCTGCCAAGAAGAAAAGGGTTCTAGGAGACTAGAAGGCTAAATGAATGGGAAATGTTCCTTACTTTGGCTTATGGGAGCAAAATTCTAGTTGTAGCATTTGGGGTGTTTAATTTGTGCTTTGGTTTTAAgattttaatattggaagactgtttatatgtacctaatattcttaggaatttgatttctgcaacttatttaagTAGACATAgatattgtgttatcttgaAAGACAGTGTTGTAAttaagaaggataaagtgtttatttgttctgacaatattgttgatggtctttatattttaattctcGATAAGCATGAATtgtacaattctgaattagataataattcacatgtaaaatcattaaagagtgagtttccttctactagtgatgcatatctttggcatttgcgtttgggtcatattaattcaaataggatccAAAAACtagtgaaagatgggcttttagaaccattagaTTTTAATGAATTGTCAATTTGTGAATCCTacttggaaggtaaaatgacaaagagaccttttaatgcaaaagcaAATAGAGCTAATGATTTGCTAGAGCTAATGCAtttagatgtatgtggtcctatgtcaactcAAGCTAAAGgaggctatgagtatttcattactttcactaatgattactctagatttggttatgtgtacctaatgaaacagaagtccgaagcctttgaaaagttcaaagagtttagggctaaagtggaaaatcaattgggtaaataCATAAAGGTCATTCAATCTGATTGTGGTGGCGAATACCTCCTTGGTGATTTCAAAGATTACTgaactgaaaatgggattatatcccaattgactacACGTAGAACTCCtgaacaaaatggtgtagtagaaagaaggaataggactcttttagaaatggtaaggtccatgatgagttattcaactttgcctatttctttttgggggtatgccttagGTACATCAATGCACCTTCTAACCTTAGTTCCATCAAAGTCTATTCCCAAAACACTTATGGAATTGTGGATacctccacatttggggttgtctagCACACGTGCCAAAAGGGAATCCTAATAAGTTGCAACAATaaactgacttttttttttttaatccaacgTTCCACCACTTTAATGTCCCTATACATAGGTTACAAGTTTGCGTTACTAAACCCAGCAAGCTAACACTGGTAGGAGAAAGCTTATGAAGTCTTGAAGTTTCCTTGTTTCCAGTGATGTGGGATTGTAGTCGTACCTTTgagatttgaattttatatccCTTCCTGTCTACTATTTCCATTCGTTTTCTCTGAAGCCCCAAGTAGGTTCATTGTAAGCTTTGGTTAGAAAAacttttaatgttattttctaATTTGATTTTGGTACAAAAGGCCAAATAAAATGAATCGGATTTTACAATTTAAGAGGTTGGGGAAACAGTTTTCAAACCTTTTGTAATCCATGACCATTTCGgatttaaaatatcaaataatagtGATAAATCAATGATCGATGTAGTGTAACAAGTAAATTGAGATTTGCAAAGGGTGGTAATTTTTTCCCTAACCTATTAACCAATCTATTACCCACCTATTTGGATAGGTCTGAGTCATAGCTAATTATTTGCATTAGCTTGCGGTTATTGTATAATCCATGTCACTTTCTTCggataaaacaaaaactatatgGTAGTAATAATCACAACTGACAACTGATTAGTATTACTTGTTCTATACCACCTGCAAATATAGGCTTCTTCTTGTACAATGTATACATATGGGAATATTGATGAATATACAATCTTCAATCTTATCGACTTTCAATATTTATAAATGTACGAGCAATACAGGCTGAGCAGTAAACTATGATAGCCAAATTCGGTGTGTatcattgaaaaataaatattaaactCAACTCTGATAGTATAAAGGAATCATACTTGAAGCTTGAGCTTTAACAAATTTGGTGTGTATTATTGAAGATTAAATTACCTGACCAACTTTTGTATTAATTGTATCGTTGTAGATATTGTTAATGggataatattattttctattatgcCGTCACACATGATAGTGTTTTCTCTAATGTGTTCTGGAAAATTATTGTATTAAAAACCGATTTCGCTGACACAAAATTCAGATGTTGGTATTTTCACAATTCCTATGtatagttttgatttttctgCAAGGTGTCAAGTGGAGACTCCATATGGTGATGATGAGTTGGCCTTAGAGTATGCTAAATGCTAGAACACTCCTATGTAAGATCTctcaaatgctaaaaaaaaattacatttggtACAATATATTTCTATTAATAGAAGTGTATGGTACCAtgtgctattattattattgtttctttcttttcattttctttcttctctcacaTGTCAGGTCTCTCATTTTgtagttaataattttttttttaaggttaggTGTTCTACTTTGTGGTTGagtattcttctttttttaataaaatgtttgtCTTATTTTAGGTTATTTTAATGGTGATGCGTTTAAAGCAAGAGATGTGACTCGGTTTTGTATTGTCAAATGTTATgttaaatagataaaataactttttggtgtattaaaataattttttttttttagaattactcTTGGTATTTAAAGACACCATTCATCCTAATTGCCCAATGTCTACAATTGGACCATGCAATATGGGACTACAGGTACTGTGGAAGTTAAGCATTTCACAAAGAGCCAGTTGGAATAAATGTTCCCATGTAACTGTACCATCAAGttgaccttttattttattttattagactTTTAGTAAACTACAAAATGGGGCAATGGAGATAAGAAAGAGTTTCTTGTtcttttcaacaaaaactt from Castanea sativa cultivar Marrone di Chiusa Pesio chromosome 11, ASM4071231v1 harbors:
- the LOC142615989 gene encoding uncharacterized protein LOC142615989 produces the protein MIREDEPAIIFTNEDARQLHHPHDDAIVITLTIATYTTRKVLIDNGSSADILYYPAFQQMRFNKESLHPVNKPFIGFGGMKVLPVSTISLPVMVGSYPHQVNKEVNFLIVDCSSLYNAIIGRPTLTSWRVATSTYQLSIKFPIEYVIEEVQGDQLAARECYLPMLATDG